The Vulpes lagopus strain Blue_001 unplaced genomic scaffold, ASM1834538v1 ctg1020, whole genome shotgun sequence genome contains the following window.
GGTCTGCGCGAACGCAAATTCCACTGAAGCACCATCGGACCCGGCCCCACCAACCCTTATTGACTAAAAGGGCCGCCAGGGCCTGCGGGCATGGAAATTCAGTTAGTTTCAAACCCTGGGTCCACGCGCTCCGCGCGGCCCGTCCAGGCTTGACAGCCCCGGGCACGGCCGCCTTTTCATGAACACCCCAAAACCAATCCCAGCTGGGCAAAAGCTCCGCTACATCGACCGTACGCCCCCTCGCTGctttttccccctgcccccccggccCAAGCGCGAAGAAAGAATCGGCGTTCAGGGCAGCCAGATGCCCTTCTTCGGCCCCGACCTGTGGAGGCATTCGAGGGTCCTGGCTAAACCCTGCGCGGCAACCCGCAGGTGGCGCTCTTTGCATTTCCCCGATTCCCTGCGAGACCCCCAATCTCATCGAAAGCAAGTCGTTCAGCTCTCCCTTTCAAGCTTCAACCCAACACCGCCGGCCGACGCGGCCGAAGTCCAGGCACGCCTTGCACCGACCTGGCCGAAGCGCTATGGCAAAGGCACGGCGAAAGGGCAGATCGGCGTGAAGATCATGGGCCCGGGGACCGCTTCGACCAGGAAATGGTGCAGGAAACTGGATGGCCTGCTGCTGGACCCCCTGGACGTGGAATGCACGCAGTACCAGCCCCCCCCAGAGCTGTTTGCACGCAACCACGGGGAAAGCGCCCGTCACCGGACCTTCGTCACCCACCTGCTAAAGAGCAATGCCTGGTCACGGGCCAGCCCCAAACGGCGGCAGGTGCAGATCCGCTACGGGCGCGCAGATCGACCGGGAAAAGGCCTGCTGCAATACCGGGGTGAGCTTCCGCAACCACAACGAATTCCATAAAGCAATGCGTGGAAACGATCTTATGGACATCTGGACGCGCTGCCAGCCCTCAAGCTCTCGGTCCTACGCACGCTACCGCCCCGGGTGGGCCGGCCGGGACATAAAACCCGTTCCGCACAGCCATCCTGGCGCCTTGCGGCCAACGTGCGCTCGGGCGGCAGTAAAAGAGGGGGCCCGGGGCCCCTTCCCCTCACCGCAAACGTAAAACCCCCAGCGACCGCCCAGGGGACGGGGGCGTTTGGCGCGCAGTGAACCGGCTGCGCGGCCGATGTTCGACCAGGGCGGCGTTTTGGCTGGGTGACGGAGTCCAGCTGGGCCAACGGCGTCGTTGCCCTGGGCGTTTCCTCGGATTGTTCACGCGTGGCGATGCTGATCTGGGACCGGTTCGTTTGGCGGCCCCGCTCGACCATGCCGTCGATGGTGCGGCCTGCGGCGTCCATGCGGCCGTTGCCGTCGTGATCCCGTCCACGGTGCGGTTGATGAGGCCGCTGATTTCCTTGGGGGCCGAGGCGCTGCGTGGGCCAGGGCGCGCACTTCGCGGCCACGACGGCAAAGCCGCGGCTGCTCACCTGCGCGTGCGGCTTCTACGGCGGCATTCAGGGCAGCGGGTTTGGGTTTCGGGAAAGGAAAATGCTTTCGATGACGCCGATGATCTCCGCCCATGCGGGCGAGGAGCCACGGATGTCTCCATTGGCAGGCCCACTTCCTGGATGGCGGCGCCGCTCTTGCGGCAACCTGGCGGCTCTGGTCGTTTTTTCATGGGCCTTGAGCTGGCGTGTCGGCGGTCTGCGCCACGGTTTCCCCCttgatattttttccccatcGAGGCCGCCGTTGCTGAAGGCTGGTGGCCTGGGATTCTGGGGCGCTGCGCGGGGGTCGAAGCTGCCCGGGCGATTCGGGGGCGGTGGTGGCAAAGCCGCGCATTTTCGGTGCGCACGGCGCCGCCCACGGCGCGCAGGTTGTTTCTGGATTTGCTGCAGCCGCTGAAATCAGGGCCCCCATGGGGCCGCTGTTTTTCTGCTGCATGTTGGTGCCCAACTGGCAGGGTGGCAATGTCGGCCGGCAAAGCCGCGGCCTGTCCCAGGCCCCCCACGCAGCGCTGCTGGAAGGCCACAGCAACAAGCTGCCCCCGCCAGGGAAAGGGGGCCAGGGCGTGCCCCAAGTCTGCGGGCGCCTGCCAGCCCAAGCAGGTTCGGGCAGCCCTGGCGGCCAGGCCCACGCCGCCCAGCCATCAGGCCAAAGCGGGCTGTCGGCCCCGGCGCTGCGGCGGTCCACAGGCCTGCCAGGCCCAGGCGGCGCAGTTGCCGCCGCGCGTCGCAGGGTTTCCTGGCCGGCATTCGGCTTTCCGGCGCGCATGCGGGCATAGAGGGCTTCGGCGGCTTCGATCTCGTCCGGCGGGGCTTGGTGGCAGAAAGGTAGCCGCGGGACGGCCGCCCTTTCCCTGATGGGCGTGACGTTTGGAGCGCAGCCAGTAGTGGTTGCCGTTCTTGCGCCGGTTCTTGACCAGGGCAGTCCCCCGGGTAGCGTGGGGATGGTGCGCCCCATGTCCTTGAAGGCGCGGCCGGCATGTCCGGGTGGCGGATCAGGTTGTGGCGGCTGTCGATCAGTTCCTCGTAGGAATAGCGTTTACCCGCACGAAGGCCCGGGTTTTTCAATGGTGATCTCGCCCTTGGTGTTGGTGACGGAAAACCGCAGCTCAACGCCCGGAAAGTCGTAGTTGAGCTGGCTGACGGGCAAATTTCACGCGCAAAGGGTACCACCCTTTGGGATGGATGTCTCTTGTTCTTGTGAAATGGCATGGCAAAACGCTCAGAAAGCCACCCGGGAAACCCTCAAACGGAACccaaaatttacatttccaaatCATCTCACTGCACCCGGGAACCCCAGTCCCCTGCTCGGAACTGGTGCATGGTTTTACAGCGTGTGCGCCAGTTTGTGGTTTATGTTTTAGAACAGTTGAGGTGTAAAGGGGTCGGTGTCCGGCGCGGGTTGGGCCGGTCCCTGAGCAGTTGCTCGCGCGCCAAGGGGGGTCGTGGGCGGGGGCCTCCCAAAACGGCCGTGCGAACGAGGTTGCCCACGCGACACGCCAGCAGGCGCAGCGCTTGGCCCGGGGCACGCGCTTGGGCAATTGGCCTGCGGCGCGGCGCAGGGTGGCGGCATCGGCCATGGCCCGCTCCAGCGTGTGGTCGCGCGTGGCGGTCTTGAAGTGTCGGTAGCGCAGCTTGATGACCGACGGTGGGCCCATGTAGCCCTCTGGCTGCAGGCCTGGGCCAGGCGTTCGAAGGTCGGTGAAGATGGCGCTCAGTTGGGCCCCGGGTTTCGGGCACGGGTCCCGGTGCGCTCAAAGGGGTGGTTTCGCGGTCATGGAGACGGGTCGCTGTGCTTTGACCACGGGCCGCTCGTCGCGCCCCCAGGACACGCCATGCACCCAGTTCCCGTAGGCGGGCCGAACCACTGCACGAGCTGGGGCAGGCTTTGCTTGGCCAGCTCGCCAATGGTCTGTATGCCCAGGGGATTGCAGTTTGGGCCCCGTCGGCCCTTGGGGCCTATGCCTTGATCTTGCGGCAGGGCCAGCGGCCGATCACGGCCGCAAAATCGTCGGGCTGGCGATGGAGATGCGTTGGCTTGTTGAATTCGCTGGCCATTTTTTGGCCGCAGCTTGTTGGGCGCCCCCGCCGATGGGGGCAGGCCCGCCGTGGCGCCCGGGGTGATGGTTTTCGGGATCAGCCGGGCCAGCACGCGCCCGCCTGCGCTGGCCGCGGGCAGTCGGTGAAAGTCGATGTAAGACCTCGTCCCCCGCCGCGGCCCTTTCCATCGCGGGGCGCGTGGAGACGTTTGATTTTCCTTGAACATTGCGCGAAGAAGCGCCGCACCTGGGCCCAAAAGTCCTGGGGCAGAGGTTGGCCGGGGGGACCAGGGCGCAGCCTTCATCATGCCCAGGGGGCCGAGCCCACGCCGAACTGGCGCCCCGGGGGGTTTGGGGTGGCCGGGGTGATCAGGGCCCGGCCCCCACGTGTCCTTGAGGCGCGAGAACTCGTTCCACCGGAATCTCGTGCCCCGCCCGGCTTTAGCGCGGTCCAGCGCCTCGTCGTGCGCGCGGCGCCCGCCCCCGATGACCAGGCCCCCCCTTTGAGCTGCGGATACGCAAGCATTTTCCCCGAGGCATAAAAGGCCCGTCCATGTCCAGCGTGGGCGATGCGGCGCGGGGCGCAGCTTCGGCGGGGCTTGCGGTGGTCGTGGGTGTCGTTTCAGGCACGCCCCCTTTATTGCGGCAACTGGATTCATACAGCCCACAGGGCTTGTTTCACACGGGCCCCTGGACCATTAATCCCTGCAGGCAGATCAGCACCAGGTCCCAGCACCATCAGAGCCTTGCCGACCCTTTCATGGGCTCAGGCTTTCGCTGAGCACGCGGCGCGAGAGATGTAGCTGAACACCCACCTCGCCCATTGCCAGGTGCGCAGGGGTTTGCCGCGCCCTGCTTTTGGCGTAGGCGGTTGAACCAGGCCAGCGAGGCGGCCGGCCCATCCCGCCGGCCAGCAGCAAAGACGCGCCAGGCTCGGAAGATGGGGCGCAGGCCCTGCGCGGGTGTGGCCCCAATCCAGGCGCCCAGGCCCAGGGTTTGCATGAGCTGGGCGATCAGCACGCCCCAGGCGCCTGCCCGCCAGGGAGATTCTCGCCCATTTCGCGCCAGTTCCAGGGGGCGCCGCCCGGTAGCCACGGTGGCAATGGCAAGCAGGCACCGCAGGCCAGGCCGTAGAGCGCCGAGCGGCTGGCCCAGGCCCGCCCGCGACAGGGATCTGGCCGCGCGGGCCGGCAGCGACAGGATGAGCACGCCGAAGGTGGCAGCGCCATGGCCGCCAGCGCCACTGCGGTGGGCAAAACCCCATGCAGGAAAATGCCGGCGAACAGGGCCACCTGCAGCCCCCTCGGTCTTGGACAGGGTGCCCGGCCCCCGGCGAAGTTGCGTACTTCATGGCCAGGGAGCAGCGCCGCCGTGGCCGCGACCTGAAGAAGGCCCCCGCGCGATCCAGCCGAGGGAGGCCATGAGAAACCGGGGCAGCGACCAGGGGCCATGCCTCCCAGGTTTCAGCGCCAGCAGGTAGATGCCGGCAAAACGGCAGGCCGTACAgaaaggggcaccagggtggccgGCAGGGTGCCGGGTCGGCGGGCAGCGAGCGCTGCGCCGTGTTGCGCACGGTCTGGGGGCTGCGGCGAAACACACACGGGCACCCCCCCGCCAGGGCAGGTCTTGGGGGGGAAGAAAGCATTCGGcccaaaaaaaagggggaaggCACGCCGGGAAGGCGCCCGGGGGCTGAGTGCCGGCCAGCATAGCCCCCGGTCGGGCACCCGGCGCACGCGCTTGGAGGAAGGCTGCCGCGCCCGGCAGCGGAAAACAGAGGCCGGCCAGCCAGCGCTGCACGCGCGCCCTGCTCTGGCCAGGGCAAGCAGGCGCGTTGTGCAGCAGACGGCCGTCCCCCCAATGGCGAGCGGGCCCGCGCGGCGCGCTAAGGGGCGCGCCGGATCAGAGCGCCCTTGAACAGCCGACCCGTGGGCCCGGTCTGGCTGGGCACGCCGCCCTTGGGCTCCAGGCTGATGGCCAGGGCAGGCACGCCCTGGACCTCGGCG
Protein-coding sequences here:
- the LOC121483778 gene encoding NADPH-dependent 7-cyano-7-deazaguanine reductase-like — protein: GQKLRYIDRTPPRCFFPLPPRPKREERIGVQGSQMPFFGPDLWRHSRVLAKPCAATRRWRSLHFPDSLRDPQSHRKQVVQLSLSSFNPTPPADAAEVQARLAPTWPKRYGKGTAKGQIGVKIMGPGTASTRKWCRKLDGLLLDPLDVECTQYQPPPELFARNHGESARHRTFVTHLLKSNAWSRASPKRRQVQIRYGRADRPGKGLLQYRGELPQPQRIP